The Candidatus Cloacimonadota bacterium genome includes a window with the following:
- a CDS encoding SHOCT domain-containing protein, which yields MLIIWIVILVGLFLIFKGKLNIGDRQDSPINILKTRYANGEISKEEFEQMKKDLN from the coding sequence ATGTTGATAATTTGGATAGTAATTTTAGTGGGTTTATTCTTAATTTTTAAAGGTAAATTGAATATTGGTGATAGACAAGATAGTCCTATAAATATTCTTAAAACTCGTTATGCGAATGGAGAGATTTCTAAAGAAGAATTTGAGCAGATGAAAAAAGATCTGAATTAG
- a CDS encoding SHOCT domain-containing protein, translating into MMDAWNTSNSFWYIVIPIFLLVVLFLGIYIFKSNKIHSNAIEVLKVRYAKGEISKEEFEQMKRDIVS; encoded by the coding sequence ATGATGGATGCGTGGAATACATCAAATTCGTTTTGGTATATAGTAATTCCTATTTTTTTACTTGTTGTATTATTCTTAGGTATATATATTTTCAAATCAAATAAAATACATTCAAATGCTATTGAAGTCCTTAAAGTTCGTTACGCAAAAGGTGAAATATCTAAAGAAGAATTTGAACAGATGAAAAGAGATATTGTCTCATAG